The genomic interval CGGGCGACATGTCGGGGGCGATCTCCAGACGGACCGGCAGCGCCCCGCGACGCCGGCGCCGCAGCACGGACTCGATCGCATCGAGCAGATCGTCGGCCTCCTCCTCCTCGAGCTCGATGTCGGCATCGCGCGTCACGCGGAACACATGGTGCTCGTGGATCTCCATGCCGGGAAACAGAGAGTCGAGATGGGCCGCGATCACCTGCTCGAGGGGGACGAACCGTTCGCCGTCTGGCATAGCGAAGAACCGCGGGAGCAGCGGCGGAACCTTCACCCGTGCGAAGCGCCGGTCTCCGGTCATCGGGTCGCGGACGATCGCGGCCAGGTTGAGCGACAGGCTGGAGATGTACGGGAACGGGTGCGCAGGGTCGACGGACAACGGCGTGAGCACCGGGAACATGGATTCCCGGAACTGATCGGACAGGAACATTCGATCCTCGGTCGACAGCGCCGACCACGGTTCGACCCTGATGCGCTCGGACTCGAGGGCCGGAAGGAGCTCCTGCACGAGTGTGCGGTCGACACGACCCTGGAGCTGCAGCACCCGCTCGCGGATCGCCTCAAGCTGCTCGGCGGGCGTCATCCCGTCGGGAGCCGCCGTTCCGGTGACACCCGCCCCGCGCTGCTCCTGCAGGCCGGAAACTCGAACCTGGAAGAACTCGTCGAGGTTCGTGGAATAGATCGCGAGGAACTTCACGCGCTCGAGCAGCGGCACCGTCGCGTCTTCGGCGAGCGCGAGCACTCGAGCATTGAACTCGAGCCAGCTGAGCTCCCGGTTGATGAACCGGGGACCCGGATGAGCCTCGTCCTGCGGTGTATCGAGCTCGTCCGCGCCACGAGGCGGGGCGAGCCGGTGGGCGAGCTCGTCCTCGGGCTCCGCGGTTCGACCGGAGGTCGAGCCGGGGGTCACGCCTGGGGAGGACGTCGCCATGGACTGCACCGATCGCCGTGCGGGTCCCCGGGGCCGCCGGGGCGGACCCCGATGCTACGTTCGCCGCGGCGCAAGTCGCAAGGCGACCGCGGTGAACCCGCGGTGAACCCGCGGTGAACCCGCCGGTCGTGACCCGGCGGCAGGAGATCGAGCCCTCGACCTCAGGCAACGAACTTGTAGCCGAGCCCTCGGACGGTGAGCAGGTGGACGGGATGGTGCGGGTCCGCCTCGATCTTCTGGCGCAACCGCTTCACGTGAACGTCCAGCGTTTTCGTATCACCGAAGTAGCCGGGACCCCAGACCTCCTCGATCAGGAACTCCCGCGTGAGCAACCGTCCCGCGCGTCGCAGGAACGCCTCGAGCAGTTCGAACTCTTTCGGAGGGAACGCCACCACCTCGCCACGGACACGAACCTCGTGCCGCACGACGTCCATCTCGACCGCCGTGCCGACGAGGACATCCTCGGGTACGGTCACGGCCCGCATCCTCGACCGGCGGAGGTTCGCGCGTACCCGCGAGATCAGCTCCCGGACGCTGAAGGGCTTCGTGATGTAGTCGTCGGCACCGAGCTCGAGGCCGGTGACCTTGTCGGCCTCGGCGTCCTTCGCCGTGACGATGATGATCGGGACGTCGGACTCGGCCCGGATCGCACGGCAGACATCCAGCCCCGACAGCTCCGGCAGCATCAGATCGAGGACCACGAGCGCCGGTGGTTCGGCGTGGAACCGCGCGAGCCCGGTGTGCCCGTCCCCCGCCACCGAGACGACGTAGCCCTCACGTTCGAGGTTGTAGCGGATCGAATCAGCGAGCGACTCCTCGTCCTCCACCAAGAGGATCCGCAGGACCGCCTCTCCGGTCGGGGACGTGCCCTGTGGCTCGGGTTCAGTCCGCATCCGGATTCGCCTCGACGGGATGGGAGGCGTCGGTGAACTCCCGGAACTTGCCGGTGAGCAGGAAGCCGACTTGCTCTCCCACGTCGACTGCGTTGTCGCCCACACGTTCGAGGTGCCGCGCCACCAAGGACATGTGCAAGCCCCAGTCGAGCTTGTCCGTATCGTCGGCGAGACGGGTCACCTCGCCGTGCATGTTCCGGTTCAATCGATCGACCGGATCGTCCATCTCCGGAAGCTTCAGGCACAGCTCGAGCTCGCGCCGGCGGAACGCCTCCATCGACGTGCGGACCATCGGCACGACGAGGTCGCCCATCTCCTGGATCATCGCGCGGATCTGATCGTCGCCCGGCTTGCCGTGGGCCCACCGCACCGTCTTCGCAACGTTCACCGCCTGGTCGCCGATCCGCTCGAGGTGCAGGTTGATGTGCAGGATCGTCGACACGAGCCGCAGATCGGTCGCCACCGGCGTCTGCAACGCCAGCATCTGGAGCGTTCCCTCTTCGATCGACATGTACTTCGCGTCGATCGCGTCGTCTTCGTCCACCACCTTCGCCGCAAGGTCGAGGTCGTCGTGGCCGAGCGCCGCGACCGCCTGCTCGACGGCGAGCGCGCTCAGCTCCCCCATCTCGAGCAGATCGATCTCGGTCCGCTCGAGCGTCTCGTGGAAGTGCTCGCGGGGCATCAGCCGAACCGTCCCGTCACGTAGTCCTCCGTTCGTTGGTCGCTCGGGTTCGTGAAGATCGACTCCGTCTTGTCGAACTCCACGACCATCCCGGTACGTTGCCCTTCGGGGCCGACCTCCACCGAGAAGAACGCCGTCCGGTCGCTCACGCGCGCAGCCTGCTGCATGTTGTGGGTCACGATCACGATCGTGTACTCGGAGACGAGCTCGCGCATCAGGTCCTCGATCTTCCCGGTCGCGATCGGGTCCAGCGACGAGCACGGCTCGTCCATCAGGATCACATCCGGACGGGTCGCGATCGCGCGCGCGATGCACAGACGCTGCTGTTGACCTCCCGACAAGGCCATCCCCGACTCGTGCAGCTTGTCCTTCACCTCGTCCCAGAGCGCCGCCTTCTGCAGGGACTCCTCGATGAGCGCGTCCATGTCCCCTTTGAACCCCGCGATCTTCGGACCGAAGGCGATGTTGTCGTAGATCGACTTCGGGAAGGGGTTCGGCTTCTGGAACACCATCCCGATCCGGCGGCGCACCTCGACCGGATCGACGTGGCCGTCGTAGAGGTTGACCCCGTGGTACAGGATCTCTCCCTCGACACGGGCGATCTCGATCAGATCGTTCATGCGGTTCAGCGTCCGCAGGAAGGTCGTCTTACCACACCCCGACGGACCGATCAGCGCTGTGATCTCGTTGTTGCCGACCGCGAGGTTCACGTCGCGGACGGCGCGGAAGTCCCCGTAGTAGACGGACACATTCCGCACGTCGAACACGGGTTCTCGCTGGGGCTGGGACACCTGCACCTCGTCGTGGTTCGGAAGATGCAGCGTAACCTCCAACACGGCGCCCTCGGCGACGGCGGCGGGAGCCTCGTGTGCCTCGGTGCGAGGATCGGTCTCGTTCACATCGATCGGACTACCACCTTCGCTCATATCGGTTCCTCAGCAGGATGGCCGCCAGGTTGACCAGGAACACCGCGAGGATCAGGACCAGGATCGCGGCGGCGGCGAGGTCCTGGAACTCCGGCTGCGGCTTCTTCGTCCACGCGAAGATCAACGTGGGCATCGAGGTGAACCGTTCCTGCAGCTGCTCGCCCGGTCCGCCCTGCGCCACGAAGAAGCCCGTGACCGCACCGACCATGATCAGCGGAGCGGTCTCCCCGAGCGCGCGGGCCATCGAGAGCACCGTGCCGGTGAGGATGCCGGGCGCCGCGTTCGGGAGCACATGGCTGCGGATCACCTCCCAGCGCGTCGCACCGACGCCGAAGCCACCCTCGCGGATGCTGCGAGGCACGGCACGCAGCGCCTCCTGGGTCGTGATGATGATGATCGGCAGCACCATGATCGAGATCGTCAGACCGCCGGCCAGCAGGCTTCGCCCGGCGACGGAGCCGGGACCGACCACATCGCCCAGGAGCCCGACGAACAACGCGAGACCGAGGATCCCGTAGACGATCGCCGGGACACCCGCGAGGTTGCGGATGTTCGTGTTGACGAACCGCGTGAAGCCGGTGTCCTTCGCGTACTCCTCCATGTAGACCGCGGCACCGATCCCCAGCGGGAACGAGAGCACCGCCACGAACAGCATCAGGAACGCCGAGCCGATCAGTCCCTGCTTGATCCCCGCCCGAACCGGCAGTGAAGACGTTCCGCTGGAGACGAATTCCCCACCCCGCTCCTGCAGGACCGGTATCGCGGCGCGCGCAACGTCGGCGAGCAGCACGAGCAGGACCACGAGCGCGACCAGCAAGGTGAGCAGGAGCACGCCGTGGAACACCACGCTGCGCCAGTCGGCGCGCCGTCCCGTGAGCGCGCGTCGGACCTCCTCGCGGGCGGCCGCGCTTCCGGTGGCGACTACTCGGGCCTGCATCAGTACCGCCTCCGAACACGCCGGACGAAGCGCTCCGAGAACAGGTTCAGACCGAGCGTCATGAAGAACAGGAGCATCCCGACGAAGTACAAGCTCGGGACCGCGGCGCCGCTCCCGGCGGCGCGATCCGACCCCGTCGCCAGCGAGGTGATCGCGGCCGTCATCGTCTGCCCCCCGCGGAGCGGGTCGAGGTTGAACCCCGACCCCCCCGTCCCGCCGGCGGCGATCGCGACGATCATCGTCTCACCGATCGCGCGCGAGATCCCGAGGATCAGCGCGGCCGTGATGCCCGAGACGGCCGCGGGGACCACGATCTTGAGGCTCGTCGTCCGCAGCTTCGCGCCGAGGCCGAACGAGGCTTCCCGGAGCCCACTCGGGACCGCGTGCATCGCATCCTCGGCCACGGAAGCCACCAACGGAGTGACGAGCAGCCCGACGCCGATCCCAGCCGCCAGGAAGTTGAAGAACTCCGCCCCGCCGAACAGCTTCTGCACGATGTCGGGACTGATGAAGCGCAGCGCGAAGAACCCCATGACGACACTTGGAACGCTCGCAAGCGTCTCGAGGATCGGCTTCAGCATCCTGCGCGAGCGCGACTTCGCGAATTCCGAGAGGTACAGGGCCGCTCCGAGCCCCAGCGGCGCGGCAACGACCATCGCGATCAGGGAGACGACGAGGGTGCCCGCGAGGATCGCCGGCAGGCCGAACTCGTTCCGGCGCGGGAACCAGTCCATCACGAGCATCTGGGAGAACTCGACCTTGCTGAGGTAGTCGATCGTTCCGCCGGCCAGCGACGCGACGATCGCGACGCTGATCGCGATAGACAGCAGGGCGGCGGTGAGGAAGACCCTGCGGACGACCCGTTCCTTGCGATGGCGTTTCCGATTCCCCCCGAGGTCCTCGAGGGTGAGTCCGCCCCGCTCGATGCTCGCCTGCGCCACGTGCCTCCGTCCGATGTCTGTGCGAGTTGTACCAGGGACCCCACGTCCCACGGAAGGGCCGGTCCCGCCCGACCGGTGGAACGCGTCTAGCCGACCGCCTTCTCCCAGGCCGAGCGCGTGGCCCGGACGCGGTCGTCGGGCAGGCTCACGTAGCCGACCTCGGAAACCGACGCCAGCCCCTCGTCCGTGAGGTAGTAGTCGACGAACGCGGCCACCGCAGCGTTCACGGCCGCCTTCTCTGCGCTGGGATAGATGTAGAGGGAACGCGCGAGCGGATAGGTACCGTCGATGACCGTCTCCTCGCTCGGAGCCACGCACCCATCGCCGCCGTCGACCTCGACGGCCTTCACCGTGTCGCCGGCGCCGAGCGCGAACGAGAGTCCGACGAAGCCGAGGCCCGAGGAGTTGTTCGCGGCGTTGTCGATGATCACGTTGTCGTCACCCGATGCCTGGTAGTCCTTGCGGAGCTGATCGTCGGGTTGCTTCTGTGCCTCCGCGATGTCGGCGAGCGCGATCTCGATGAACGAGCCGTAGGTACCCGACTCCTCACCGGGCGCGACGATCGTCAACGGCACGTCGGGAAGCCCGCCGTTGCCGCCGACCTCCGTTGCGAGCTCGTTGGCATCACTCCACTGCGTGAAGCCTTCCGACTCGGGGCCGAACAGGGCGTACAGGTCGCCGAGGGCCAGGCAGTCGACCGGGTTCTCCGGATTGGTCACGACCGTCAGCGCATCGAGGCCGACCTCCAGCTCGACGGGGGTCACGCCCGCCGCCTCGCACGCGTCGGCTTCCTCGTCGTCGATCGCACGGGACGCATCGTTCATGTCCGTGTCGCCGGCGCAGAAGAGCTCGAAGCCGTCGCTGGTTCCCGGACCGTCCACCGCGATCTCGACGCTGGGGTTCTCGCCGGCGAACTTCTC from Actinomycetota bacterium carries:
- a CDS encoding response regulator transcription factor, whose amino-acid sequence is MRTEPEPQGTSPTGEAVLRILLVEDEESLADSIRYNLEREGYVVSVAGDGHTGLARFHAEPPALVVLDLMLPELSGLDVCRAIRAESDVPIIIVTAKDAEADKVTGLELGADDYITKPFSVRELISRVRANLRRSRMRAVTVPEDVLVGTAVEMDVVRHEVRVRGEVVAFPPKEFELLEAFLRRAGRLLTREFLIEEVWGPGYFGDTKTLDVHVKRLRQKIEADPHHPVHLLTVRGLGYKFVA
- the phoU gene encoding phosphate signaling complex protein PhoU, which encodes MPREHFHETLERTEIDLLEMGELSALAVEQAVAALGHDDLDLAAKVVDEDDAIDAKYMSIEEGTLQMLALQTPVATDLRLVSTILHINLHLERIGDQAVNVAKTVRWAHGKPGDDQIRAMIQEMGDLVVPMVRTSMEAFRRRELELCLKLPEMDDPVDRLNRNMHGEVTRLADDTDKLDWGLHMSLVARHLERVGDNAVDVGEQVGFLLTGKFREFTDASHPVEANPDAD
- the pstB gene encoding phosphate ABC transporter ATP-binding protein PstB encodes the protein MSEGGSPIDVNETDPRTEAHEAPAAVAEGAVLEVTLHLPNHDEVQVSQPQREPVFDVRNVSVYYGDFRAVRDVNLAVGNNEITALIGPSGCGKTTFLRTLNRMNDLIEIARVEGEILYHGVNLYDGHVDPVEVRRRIGMVFQKPNPFPKSIYDNIAFGPKIAGFKGDMDALIEESLQKAALWDEVKDKLHESGMALSGGQQQRLCIARAIATRPDVILMDEPCSSLDPIATGKIEDLMRELVSEYTIVIVTHNMQQAARVSDRTAFFSVEVGPEGQRTGMVVEFDKTESIFTNPSDQRTEDYVTGRFG
- the pstA gene encoding phosphate ABC transporter permease PstA encodes the protein MQARVVATGSAAAREEVRRALTGRRADWRSVVFHGVLLLTLLVALVVLLVLLADVARAAIPVLQERGGEFVSSGTSSLPVRAGIKQGLIGSAFLMLFVAVLSFPLGIGAAVYMEEYAKDTGFTRFVNTNIRNLAGVPAIVYGILGLALFVGLLGDVVGPGSVAGRSLLAGGLTISIMVLPIIIITTQEALRAVPRSIREGGFGVGATRWEVIRSHVLPNAAPGILTGTVLSMARALGETAPLIMVGAVTGFFVAQGGPGEQLQERFTSMPTLIFAWTKKPQPEFQDLAAAAILVLILAVFLVNLAAILLRNRYERRW
- the pstC gene encoding phosphate ABC transporter permease subunit PstC, with product MAQASIERGGLTLEDLGGNRKRHRKERVVRRVFLTAALLSIAISVAIVASLAGGTIDYLSKVEFSQMLVMDWFPRRNEFGLPAILAGTLVVSLIAMVVAAPLGLGAALYLSEFAKSRSRRMLKPILETLASVPSVVMGFFALRFISPDIVQKLFGGAEFFNFLAAGIGVGLLVTPLVASVAEDAMHAVPSGLREASFGLGAKLRTTSLKIVVPAAVSGITAALILGISRAIGETMIVAIAAGGTGGSGFNLDPLRGGQTMTAAITSLATGSDRAAGSGAAVPSLYFVGMLLFFMTLGLNLFSERFVRRVRRRY
- a CDS encoding substrate-binding domain-containing protein; this encodes MEELFDQGGTMRHSKNLFALIAGILVLSLVAAACGGSDDEADAGDTAEVTGSVNVSGSSTVEQISSLNAEKFAGENPSVEIAVDGPGTSDGFELFCAGDTDMNDASRAIDDEEADACEAAGVTPVELEVGLDALTVVTNPENPVDCLALGDLYALFGPESEGFTQWSDANELATEVGGNGGLPDVPLTIVAPGEESGTYGSFIEIALADIAEAQKQPDDQLRKDYQASGDDNVIIDNAANNSSGLGFVGLSFALGAGDTVKAVEVDGGDGCVAPSEETVIDGTYPLARSLYIYPSAEKAAVNAAVAAFVDYYLTDEGLASVSEVGYVSLPDDRVRATRSAWEKAVG